The region AGACACATAATCCAATAGCTGGGGCATTAAGTCGGTTCCGTCCTTATCCTTTACGCTGGTCCACCATCCAAAATGGTTCAGACCAAAATACTTCACGTCCATGTCCTTAGGATCCCTGCCTGCAATGTAGCCCATACGCCGCTTGGTTCCCACCGGCATATCGCAGATATTTAATACCTTGGAATGAGGCTTTAACACACGGCAGGCCTCTGCCACAATAGAAGCAGGATTGGAGTAATTAAGCATCCAGCAGTCCGGAGAATATTTTTCCATAAAATCAATTAACTCCATCATACCGCCAATACTTCTCATCCCATATGCGATTCCACCGGGACCGCAGGTCTCCTGTCCCACCACATGATATTTCATGGGAATCTTTTCATCCAGCTCCCGCATGGCATATTTGCCCACCCGGATATGAGCCATGCAGAAGTCCACATCCGTAAAGGCTTCCTTGGGATCCGTTGTATAGGAAAAATCCACCTCCGGCGCAATTTCCTTCATAACGATGCCTATGGCCTTTGCCAGGGTTTCCTGACGCTCTCCGTCATTGTCGTAAAGCTTTAAAGAACGTATGGGAAACCGGTGCAGGTTATCCATCATCATCATTACAATACCTGGCGTGTAAGTACTCCCGCCTCCTGCAATAACGATTGAGAATTTTTTCACTTTATGTTACCTCCTTGCTTTGTCTGGTTTATCACTTAGTTACTCTCGCCGTTTCCCAGCTCCTCATCCACTGCCCTTCTTACGGCAGCAACCTTTAAACCATAGATTACCTGAACGTTATTGCCCTTTTTCACCACGCCATTGGCTCCGGTGCCGTTTTTCAGCACATCCTCCAGTACCAGGTCCGGATGGGTAAGGATCAGGCGCAGACGGGTGAAGCAATTTTCCACTTTTTCAATATTGCCGGCTCCGCCCAGGGCTTTTATAATCAGCGCGGCATCCACATCATCGGCGTCTTTTCCCTCTTTTTCAGAAGCAACTTTTTCTTTATATTCCGCCTTGGTATGAAGCTTCATTTCCATTCCTTCTGTTTCCCGTCCCAGAGTCTTTAAATTCAGTTTTGCAATGAGAAGGCGGAATATGGCATAATAGACTACAAAAAATATAAGGCCTGTGACGATGTACTTGGGCCATCCGGTTTTATGAATTCCCAAAGGCACGTTGAAAAGCAGGAAATCCAGGAAGCCGTTAGGACCGATGGCACGGACATTCAATAAATTAAGAACCACCATGCTCAGACCGCTTAACCCCGCATGAACAATAAACAGGACCGGAGCCACAAACATAAAGGAAAATTCAATGGGCTCTGTAACCCCTGCAATGAAAGAAGTGAATGCAGCAGGAATCAGAATGGCTTTTATCTTATTGCGGTTTTCCGGTCTGGCCGTATGGTACATGGCAAGACAGGCACCCATAAGACCGAACATCTTGGAAACTCCTCTTGCATCCCATATCACTGACCGGGACAATACCTGAATGGAAGGGTCTGCGATTTCCGCATAATAAATATTCCTGGCTCCCTCAAACACCTGTCCCCCTATGGTTTCAATGCCTCCAAGAGAGGTATATAAAAACGGGGTATAGACCAGATGATGAAGGCCTGTTGGTATTAAAAGACGTTCCAGGGCACCGTAAATAAAGAGCCCGAAGTTTCCGGAACGATTAATGAATCCTCCAAGGCTGGTGATTCCCAACTGGACAAAGGGCCATACATAAGTAAGAAGCACCGCCAGTAAAACGGTCACAGGAATCAATACGATGAATACAAACCTGGAACCACCGTAAATCTGGAACGCATTTTGAAATTCTGTTTCACAAAACCGGTTATGGACCATAGCCGTAACGATTCCCAGAATAATTCCCAGGAACACGCCCATGTCTAAGATCTGTACGCCAAGGACCATGGCCTGACCCGTTCCCCTTAAAGATTCCCCTGTAAACAGGATCCCCGTCAAAGTCATGAATTTGTTCATGGCGTTAATGAATACCAGAAATCCCAAAAGACCGGTAAAACCAGCCTCATATTTCTTCTTATTGGCAAGGCCGGCGGCAAGTCCCACACAAAAGATCAGCCCTAAGTTGTTTAAAATGGAAACCAGGGAACCAGACAGAATGGTGCCAAAACCCTTTGTCACCGGATTATCCATAAAGGGCAGAAGCTCCAGCAATTTTGCATTGGTAAATAAATTTCCCACAGCGATTAAAATACCTGCGATGGGCAGGATCAAAACCGGGATGAACATTGCTTTTGAAAAGCGCTGCAACTGATCCATCACTTTATCTTTCATTCTCTTTTCCTCCAACTATCTATGATTGGTATTCTGTTTCTTCATTCCACGTGAAATTCATATCCGTATTATAGCTGCCGGTTCAGCCTTTGTATATACTTAGGGAAAGGATAGGAACCTGTTATTCCAAGTAGTAACAGGTTTCAAAAAAAGTCCCGGATGCCGCTGTTTTCACGTCATCCGGAACCCTTATTCTTCTTTTTTATCCATGTTTTGAAGCACCTTATGGTATTCGTAGATCAAAAGCTCCATGAGCATGAACACATTGGGAAAAAATGTATTTGCCATCATATTTCTGTCGTCCAGCTTATTGCTGTCTTCTATGCGAAACTGCATGTCCGTAATGGAGCTGACCCTGTTTTCCGCCTCATTGGTAAAGGACACGGTAAAAATGCCGTTCTCTCTGGCAGTCTTCACCCGGTCCGCCACCCAGTCTGTTTCCCCTGACCGGGAAACCACAATGAGCATTTTCATGTTTTCCAGATTATTTTCAAAAACACCGATGGAATCCATTCCATTAGAATAAATGCATTTTATCCCAAGAACAAGAAGCTTTTTTGTTAAGTATTCCACAGGAATGGCGGAAAAACCCGTAGCGTACAAAAATACATAACCATTTGCCAGACGGCCCAGCCTCCTGGCAAATTCCCGGATGTCTTCATAGGAATTATACTTTAAAAGAGAGTTGGAGCAAAAGCTGTTGATAAACTGCATCCCGGCATCTTCGTTATCCCTGGCCCGGTTTACAAGAGGCAGCAGCTTGTAATACATATCCACAAACCCGCTGTAGCCCAGCTTTTTGGTCAGGCGCATAATGGTGGAGGTGGAGGTAAAATTTTCCTTTGCAACTCCCCGAACTCCCATTTTAAGCATGGAATCCATGTGGTCAATGATGTAACGGAGAACGCCATCCTCTACCTCTGTCAGATTTTTTCCCGCTGTCAGCTTGCTTAAATCCACCATTCCCGCCATCCTTCTTTCCTTATTTTTGTATGCTATGTTTTTCTTAATCCTTATGGCTCATTCATGATAAAAAATCTTCATACCCCTGGATCATGGGATAAGGAGCGCAGTCCTTAAAAGGTGAGGTTATCGTCCCCTTCACATAGGTGCTGAACCCTGTGCGGCGAAAATCTTCCTTATTTTTGTTTTTTACCAGCCTGCCGCCTTTGCCGACTTCTCCGATGTAATGCCCGTTCTGGTCATAGATTTCCTTTCCATAGAATTTCCCAAGAATCCTTCCGTCACAGGCGGCCAAGTAATCTTTCTGCCTCACTCCGATATAGTTTCCTTGCCAATTCCAATATCGTTCCATTGAAATCCATCCTTCCTCTTTTCATTCTCTGCAATCATACACCATTTTTTCTTAAAAAGGAACACTTTAGAGAGGCACATTGCTAAATTTTCAATGAAAGCTGGATTTTTCCCGGGTTCTGTTATATAATCTACAGAAAAAATACAGAATAACCAGATACACAGGAGGATGCCATGGGATTTCAATATGTAAACAATCTGCCAAGCCCGGAAGAAATCAAGGAACGCTTTCCACTTCCGGCAGAATATCAAGCCCTTAAAATAGAACGAGACCAGGCCATCAGCGATGTACTCACCGGAAAAAGCGATAAATTTCTTGTGATTATCGGTCCCTGCTCCGCTGACAATGAGGAATCTGTTTCAGATTATGTTAACCGACTTGTGGCTGTTCAGGAAAAAACAAAAGACCGCCTTATTCTTATTCCAAGAATCTATACCAACAAGCCCAGAACCACAGGCGAAGGATACAAGGGAATGCTTCATCAGCCTGACCCGGAAAAAAAGCCGGACATGCACGAAGGACTTATCGCCATCCGCAGGATGCACATGAATGTGTTCTTAGAAACCGGATTATCCACAGCCGATGAGATGCTGTATCCGGAAAACCTGGGATATTTAGATGACATTATGTCTTATATTGCCATTGGTGCCCGTTCCGTGGAAAACCAGCAGCACCGTCTGACCTCCAGCGCCTGTGACGTCGCCGTCGGCATGAAAAATCCGACCAGCGGAGACTTGTCCGTTATGCTTAACTCTGTTGTAGCTGCGCAGCAGGCCCACGATTTCACCTACAGAGGCTGGGAAGTGCGGAGCAAGGGCAATCCATTGGCTCATACCATCCTTAGAGGCGCAGTCAACAAACACGGACAATGCATCCCTAACTACCACTTTGAAGACTTATTCCTCCTTCATGAGATGTACAGCCGCCGCAATCTGCAGAATCCGGCCTGCATCGTGGATACCAACCATTCTAATTCCAGCAAAAAATATAAGGAACAAATTCGTATTTCCAAGGAAATTCTACACAGCAGAAAGCATTCCCCGGAGATTCGTTCCCTGGTTAAGGGCTTGATGATCGAAAGTTACATTGAACCCGGCTGCCAGAAGGTGGGCGAAGGCTTCTATGGTAAATCCATTACCGATCCCTGTCTGGGCTGGGAAGATTCTGAGCGCCTGATTTATGAGATCGCAGAAAATGCATAAATCATTATTTTACCCTTATGGAGTATCATCCAAAAGAGAGTTGATTTCAGCATACGCTGATGATCAACTCTCTTTTCTTTCAACCCATTAACCAAGGAGTGCCGTAATGATAAAGTACAAAAGCACCACTGCTCCCAGAACAATTCTGTAATATCCGAAGAATTTAAAATCATGCTGTCTGATATATCCCATTAAAAACTTAATAGAATAAACAGAAACCACAAAAGCTATCACCATGCCTAAAACCAAATAGAATACCTGAGGTCCTGTAAAACTCAGTCCATATTTCACGATCTTTAAAAAGCTGGCTCCAAACATGATGGGAATTCCCAGAAAAAAGGAAAACTCTGCGGAGGCTGGCCTGGAGCATCCTAAGATCATGGCTCCCAAAATGGTGGAACCCGATCGGGAAGTACCCGGAATCAGGGACAAAAGCTGGAATAAGCCAATCCAGAGAGCCGTTTGATAAGAGATGTCCCCCACCTTCTGAACTTCAAAGCTCCGGTACTGGTTCCTGTTCTCAATGACGATAAATAATACGCCATAGAGGATCAGGGTCGCTGCCACCACATAACCGTTCATCAGATATTCATCAAGGATGTCATCCACCAGAAATCCAATCACTGCAGCAGGGATGCAGGCTAAAACGATTTTGGACCATAATATCAGGGTAGCCTGCTTCTGAACCGGTTTTTTCCTGACAGAAAAGGGATTGAGCTTATCAAAATACAGGACCAGCACTGCTAAAATGGCTCCCAGCTGGATCACTACCAGAAACATATTTTTAAAAGCCGTGGGCTGATTTAAGTGTATAATTTCATCCACAAGGATCATGTGACCCGTACTGCTTATGGGAAGCCACTCCGTAAAGCCCTCCACAATTCCCAATACTATTACTTTTAAAATCTCAATGATATTCATTCCTTTCCCCCTGTTTATTATATATTTTCAATCTGCCAGTCAATCGGCTCCAGCCCGTTGTCTTTTAAATAGGCATTGGTCCTGCTAAAGTGCCTGCATCCAAAAAATCCCCGGTAAGCGGAAAGCGGACTGGGATGAGGTGCTTCCAGAATTAAGTGCCTGGGGTTTGTGAGCATGGCCTTCTTGCTCTGAGCCGGACGTCCCCATAAAAGAAATACCATGGGCCGGTCCTGCTCATTTAAGATCTTAATGGCTGCATCTGTAAATGCTTCCCAGCCCATCCCCTGATGGGAATTGGCCGCATGGGCCCGCACCGTAAGGACTGTATTAAGCAGCATGACCCCCTGATCCGCCCATTTTTTCAAATATCCGTTGTTTGGGATTTCGCAACCCAAATCTTCCTTAAGTTCCTGATAAATGTTCACAAGAGAAGGCGGGATATCCACATCAGGCTTTACGGAAAAACACAGCCCGTGGGCCTGCCCATTATTATGATAAGGATCCTGCCCCAGAATCACTGCCTTTACCTTCGAAAGTGGGGTAAACTGAAATGCATTGAAAATGTCGTTTGGGTCCGGAAAAACCAAGGCCGTTTCATATTCATGCTTCACCTTCTGATAAAGTTCCCTGTAATATGGCTTTTTAAACTCTCCGCTTAAGGGATCCAGCCAGTCGTTCTCTATTGCTCCCATTTTTTCTCCTTTGTTTTTTCCCGGGAAAATCCTATTTTCCCATACTCCTGTTTTTGTTTTTCTTTCGGTCTTAAATCCTTACCGGTACTCCCATTTGGTCCAAAAACCGTTTTAATTCCATGATTTCCAGCTCCTTGTAATGGAAAAGAGACGCAGCCAGGGCCGCATCAGCCTTTCCTTTTGTCAGGGCACTGTAAAAATGGTCTATGGTGCCTGCACCTCCTGAAGCGATTACAGGCACAGAAACATGTTCCGCAATGATCCGGTTCAGTTCGTCATCATATCCGGCCTTGGTCCCGTCACAGTCCATGCTGGTAAGGAGAATCTCTCCTGCTCCCAGACTGTCCGCCTTTACGGCCCATTCCACCGCATCAAGCCCTGTATCCATCCGGCCTCCGTTCTTATAAACGTTCCAGCCGCTTCCATCTGCTCTCCTTCTGGCATCAATGGCAACCACAACGCACTGACGTCCGAACTTGCCGGCAGCATCAGAGATCAGCTCCGGAGTATGAATGGCTGAGGAATTAATGGATATCTTATCCGCACCTTCCCTTAACAGCATTTTAAAATCCTCTACCGTACGGATCCCGCCTCCAACGGTAAAGGGGATAAACACCTTTTCCGCCACCCGGCGGACCATCTCCACCACCGTATTCCGGTTATCGGAAGATGCAGTGATATCAAGAAATACCAGCTCATCGGCACCGGCCCTGTCATAAGCTGCTGCGATCTCCACCGGATCGCCTGCATCCTTTAAGTTCACAAAATTAACGCCCTTTACCACCCTTCCGTCTTTGACATCCAGGCATGGAATGATCCTCTTCGTAAGCATCCGGCACCTCCTAAGTCAGTTCAATGAAATTTTTAATAATCTTTAAACCGGTATCGCTGCTCTTTTCCGGATGAAATTGACAGGCAAAAAGGTTCCCCCGTTCCACAGATGCCCCGAACCTGACTCCGTACTCCGCGGATGCCGCCACATGGTCTTCCCTGTCTGCCTCTAAATAATATGAGTGGACAAAATACACATATGCCCCGGAATCTATCCCTTTGAAAAGTCTTGCGCCGGGCTTTATCTCCAGACGGTTCCACCCCATATGGGGAACTTTAAGCCCCTGCATATCCGGGAATCTCACAATCCTGCCGGGAAGCAGGGAAAGCCCTTTGACCCCTTCGCATTCCTCACTGCTATCAAAAAAGAGCTGAAGCCCTAAGCATATCCCAAGAAATGGTGTTCCCTTAGAAACCACCTGATGGATCACATCCACCAGTCCATACTGATGGAGCTTTTCCATTGCGTCTCCAAAGGCCCCCACACCAGGCAGAATCACCTTATCTGCAGAAAGGAGGACCTCCTTGTCCCGGCTCACCACCGGCATTTCCCCCAATGCGGTCAGGGCTTTCTCCACACTTTTCAAGTTTCCAGCATCGTAGTCGATTATTGCAATCATGGCCGTCACCTCTTTACGCCTTTTTTCAACATTTTAACACAGAGGCATACAATGTACAACGCAAAATATGACTATAAATTCCGAAAGAATTCCAGAGAATTTTCTGAAACACCAGCAGCCTTTCCCTTTACGGTCTCCGGAAGCTGGGATAGGCTTTCGTGGATCCGGTACATATATGCCTTTTTATTTATTGACACAGTCTTCTCAAAAGGCCAGCGGATCACCGTGGGAGTCTTAAAACCCACCCCCAGTTCCAAAACCAGAAGTCTTTTGTTAAGGGTCCCTGCCAGCCATGTTGTGTAGGCCTTCCACTGGGGAAGATAGCCCTCTTCTATGTAGTTCTCCGCCTCTATGGTATTGCCTGTAAGGGGAGCATTGCAATGGGGACAGATATCATTGAGTATCTCATCCGGTTCCCAGATATCCTTTGTACAGGATTTGGAGCACTGCCTCCATGTCACATTTCCGCAGGGCGCCACGATCCGGCTTTTTTCCAAAGTCGACTTAAATATCTCTCCATCAGTGACTGTGGTCACAATAAAATAGTCCTTATCCTTAATAAGCCTGTCCAGCTTTTCGTAAAGACTTTTCATATCCGGTACGCTTTCAGACTTCCATTCCTCTCCCATACCGATCAAAAGCTTTTCGCAAGCTTCTATTTCTCCTAAAATCCGTTCCTGATCAGTCATATGCATCCACCTTCTTTTCCTAACGTTTCCCATTAAGTATACATCAAAGGGGATTTTATGAAAAGATGGAAATTCTGTCCTTGCGGCCTCCCATGAATCTATGCTATACTAATCCATGCATTTAGTCAAATAACCTGGGCAAGCTGCAGAGTGTTTGGCCATTGCCGGATTTTTGAATCAGCCGGATATGCAGGCATATCCTCTTGATCCATTATCATGCAAATAATAAAAAAGGAAGTCAGCAGATTATGAATAAATTTAAGAGGCTTTCTCCCTTTTTGGGAGGCTGTGCTGCCATCGCGGTCCTGGCGCTGCTGTTGGTCATATATACCCTGACAAAACCGGTTCCCATGGCCGGAACAAAAAGCATTTCCATTGAAGTGGTATATGAAAACGGGGTAAAGGACCACTACCAGATCACTACGGAAGCGCAGTTTCTGTTAGAGGCACTGAATTCCGTACCAAATTTTCAAATCGACGGAACCACTACTGAAGAACTGGGCCTTATGGTCACCACGATTAACGGAAAACGGGCAGACTACCAAAAGGACGGCGCCTACTGGGCTTTGCTCTGCGACGGGGAACCCTGCAGCTATGGAGTGAGCCGGCAAGCCATCAAGGATGGCGAGCTATACACCTTTCAATATACCCTGTCCTCTGAGGAAAACAAAAAATCATGAAAAACCATTTCCTGCTTACCACCAGGGAGCTGGTATTGGATGCACTGCTTTCAGCCCTTTTATTTGTCAGCCAGGCAGGCTTGTCCTGGCTGCCTAACGTAGAACTGGTATCCTTGCTTCTCATTTTATACACCCTGGTATTCCGCAAACACGTATGGCTCATCCTGTACGTGTTTGTTGTATTGGAAGGTCTTGTCTACGGTTTCGGCCCCTGGTGGTTTTCTTATTTATATGTGTGGCCCATTCTTCCCGGCGCCGTATTCCTAATCTATAAAAACAAGACTCCAAAGCCCTTTGGAATATCCCTGCTTTCCGCTATCTTTGGAATGCTGTTCGGATTATTCTGCTCCGGATTCTACCTTATTGCCGGAGGCATCGGCGGAGCCCTCACCTGGTGGACGGCAGGGATCCCGTATGATATCGTCCACGGAACCAGCAATTTCTTTCTGTCCCTCGTATTGTTTCAGCCGTTATACCGGCTGCTCACCACATTAAAACGAGATCTATTACAGCGATAAAGGAGTTTATGCTTATGGAAACTGCAACCGTAAAATTAAAAAAAGGAGAAGGCCGCTCTTTAAAAGCCGGCGGCCCGTGGATCTATGACAATGAAATTGATGCCATCACCGGAGATTATACCAACGGGGATATGGTATCCGTAGAAGACTTTGACGGCTATTTCCTGGGCCATGGCTTCATTAATACCAATTCCAAGCTCACCGTCCGCATCATGTCCCGGAAAAAAGATGCGGCAGTAGACGAAGACTTTCTGGAAATGAGGGTCCGCAATGCCTGGGAATACCGGAAGGCAACCGTGGATACATCCTGCTGCCGCCTGATATTCGGGGAGGCCGACTTCCTTCCTGGAATCGTGGTTGACAAGTTCGGCCATGTCCTTGTGGTGGAATCCCTGGCCCTTGGCATTGACCGCCTTAAGCCTGTGATACTGGAAAAACTGAAAAAAGTTCTAAAAGAGGATGGCATAGAAATACAGGGGATCTACGAGCGAAGCGACGCCAAGGTCCGCCTTCAGGAAGGTATGGAGCGGATAAAAGGATTCATCGGCCCCTCCTTTGACACAAAGGTGGAGATCACGGAAAATGGAGTCAAGTACTTAGTTGACGTCCAGGATGGACAGAAAACAGGATTTTTCCTTGACCAGAAATACAACCGTCTTGCCATCCAGCGCCTTTGCAAGGACAAGCGGGTTCTTGACTGCTTCACCCACACCGGTTCCTTTGCACTAAACGCCGGTATTGCCGGAGCAAGGGAAGTCCTTGGCGTGGATGCCTCGGAGCTTGGCATTGCCCAGGCAAAGGAAAACGCCGAATTAAACGGATTATCTCACCGGGTGGCCTTTCAGTGTGCCGATGTTTTTGAGCTTCTTCCTGAGCTTGAGAAAAACGGGGAGAAATTCGATGTGGTGATCCTGGACCCTCCTGCTTTCACAAAATCCAGGAATTCTGTGAAAAATGCAGTAAAAGGCTACCGGGAAATCAACCTGCGGGGCATGAAACTGGTCAAAGACGGCGGCTATTTAGCCACCTGCTCCTGCTCTCATTTCATGACTCCTGAGCTTTTCACCAAAACCATCCGGGAGGCAGCCGCAAACGTCCACAAACGCCTGCGCCAGGTGGAATACAGGACCCAGGCCGCCGACCATCCTATTCTATGGGCAGGAGAAGAGACTTCCTATTACCTGAAATTTTACATTTTCCAGGTCTGTGACGAGAAATAACCGGAATTCACCTGACTTTGAAGCATTTGGGATCAAACTGGAAAGGTTCTCCCTTTCCCCAGCAGCGAGGCGGCTTCCATCATATTTTTTATGATGGGTACACCAAACGGACAGCGTTCTTCGCAGCTGCCGCATGCGACACACTCATCCCCCCCATGAAGAAGGCTTTGATAATGGGAACGTATGGAGGGCGGGACAGCTTCTTGATCAAGCCGTGCAATATCCAGGTATTTGTTGACAGCGGCAATCTCTATTCCAGAGGGGCAAGGCTGGCAATGTCCGCAATAGACGCAATTTCCCTGAAAGACACTATGCACTTCGTTATAAATCCAGGTATAATCCTTTTCAGTATCAGCCGCTAAAAGGTAACTCATGGTGTCACTCACTTCATCCCTTGTTTTACAGCCTGCCAGAACGCTGGCCACCGCTGGCCTTGAGAGTGCATAATGGATACACTGCGGCGGAGTCATGGGCCTGCTGTAAGGCGTATGTTCCGGTGAAAGCAGTTTGCCGCCGCCATAGGTTTTCATCACGGTAATTCCAATTTGCTTTTGGTTACAAAGCTTATATAATTCCGCACGTATGGGATCAATTCCGTTAAATGCCCCTGACTGGAAGCCATGATCAAGACATTCAAAAATGCTCGCCTGGGATGAGAGCATATCAAAGGCAGGATTAATGCTGAACATCATCATCTCCGGCACTCCAGTGTGAATGACCTTCATTGCGGTTTCAGGATTGTGAGAGCTAAAACCAATATGCCTGATATCGCCTTGCTGTTTCAGCCGCTCCACATATGCGGCAAAATCCGTCTCAAAAACATTTTTATAGTCCTGCTCCGAATCAATAAAAAACATCATTCCAAAATCTATGTAGCCGAAAATCTTCAGCAGTTCTTCAAAATACCGCTTCACCACAGGCAAGTCACGACTGATATCGTACTGCATATTTAGATTCGTGGAACCGATATGTCCTTGCAGCATCACCTGGTCACGCCTATTGCCAAGCGCTTTTGCAATGTTTTCACGCACTTCTGTGCC is a window of [Clostridium] saccharolyticum WM1 DNA encoding:
- a CDS encoding aldo/keto reductase yields the protein MEYREIGKTGKQASVIGLGCEHLDGKSYDQVKETIDAALEHGVNLMDVFMPGTEVRENIAKALGNRRDQVMLQGHIGSTNLNMQYDISRDLPVVKRYFEELLKIFGYIDFGMMFFIDSEQDYKNVFETDFAAYVERLKQQGDIRHIGFSSHNPETAMKVIHTGVPEMMMFSINPAFDMLSSQASIFECLDHGFQSGAFNGIDPIRAELYKLCNQKQIGITVMKTYGGGKLLSPEHTPYSRPMTPPQCIHYALSRPAVASVLAGCKTRDEVSDTMSYLLAADTEKDYTWIYNEVHSVFQGNCVYCGHCQPCPSGIEIAAVNKYLDIARLDQEAVPPSIRSHYQSLLHGGDECVACGSCEERCPFGVPIIKNMMEAASLLGKGRTFPV